In one window of Xiphophorus hellerii strain 12219 chromosome 23, Xiphophorus_hellerii-4.1, whole genome shotgun sequence DNA:
- the med19a gene encoding mediator of RNA polymerase II transcription subunit 19-A isoform X1 — MTEMFSTLFGQNEAQGPPGSSSLGFGPGKPPPPIPQNQVSMAAQMPPQLVDEGPALRKSGAMNEPFYLLRELPVGNELTGNTNLITHYNLEHAYNKFCGKKVKEKLSNFLPELPGMIDCPGTQDGSSLRSLIDKPPVCGNSFSPLTGASLTGFRLHTGPLPEQYRLMHIQPPKKKSKHKHKHHRPQDPLPQETPSDSDPKKKKKKRDDDPDRKKKKKDKKKKKNRHSPDHPGLTGSQPSSNSLR, encoded by the exons atgactgaaatgttttccactcTGTTCGGGCAAAATGAAGCTCAGGGACCTCCCGGGTCTTCGTCTTTAGGTTTTGGACCAGGGAAGCCGCCGCCACCTATCCCGCAGAACCAAGTCTCCATGGCGGCGCAGATGCCACCGCAGCTCGTGGATGAAGGGCCTGCCCTGCGAAAGTCCGGAGCCATGAACGAACCTTTCTATTTACTGCGAGAGCTTCCTG TTGGAAACGAATTGACGGGCAACACCAACCTTATCACACACTACAACCTGGAACATGCCTACAACAAGTTCTGTGGGAAGAAGGTGAAGGAGAAGCTGAGCAACTTTCTGCCAGAGTTACCAG GTATGATCGACTGTCCGGGCACTCAGGACGGCAGCTCGTTACGCTCTCTGATCGATAAGCCTCCAGTGTGTGGGAACTCCTTCAGCCCGCTGACTGGTGCTTCGCTCACAGGATTCAGACTACACACAGGACCG CTCCCAGAACAGTACAGACTGATGCACATACAGCCTCCAAAGAAGAAGAGCAAGCATAAACACAAGCACCACCGACCACAGGACCCATTACCACAAG AAACTCCCTCAGACTCTGATcctaagaaaaagaagaaaaagagggaCGATGACCCGGAtcgaaagaaaaagaagaaagacaagaaaaagaagaag AACCGCCACAGCCCAGACCACCCCGGCCTCACTGGATCGCAGCCCAGCAGCAACAGCCTCAGATAG
- the med19a gene encoding mediator of RNA polymerase II transcription subunit 19-A isoform X2 has translation MAAQMPPQLVDEGPALRKSGAMNEPFYLLRELPVGNELTGNTNLITHYNLEHAYNKFCGKKVKEKLSNFLPELPGMIDCPGTQDGSSLRSLIDKPPVCGNSFSPLTGASLTGFRLHTGPLPEQYRLMHIQPPKKKSKHKHKHHRPQDPLPQETPSDSDPKKKKKKRDDDPDRKKKKKDKKKKKNRHSPDHPGLTGSQPSSNSLR, from the exons ATGGCGGCGCAGATGCCACCGCAGCTCGTGGATGAAGGGCCTGCCCTGCGAAAGTCCGGAGCCATGAACGAACCTTTCTATTTACTGCGAGAGCTTCCTG TTGGAAACGAATTGACGGGCAACACCAACCTTATCACACACTACAACCTGGAACATGCCTACAACAAGTTCTGTGGGAAGAAGGTGAAGGAGAAGCTGAGCAACTTTCTGCCAGAGTTACCAG GTATGATCGACTGTCCGGGCACTCAGGACGGCAGCTCGTTACGCTCTCTGATCGATAAGCCTCCAGTGTGTGGGAACTCCTTCAGCCCGCTGACTGGTGCTTCGCTCACAGGATTCAGACTACACACAGGACCG CTCCCAGAACAGTACAGACTGATGCACATACAGCCTCCAAAGAAGAAGAGCAAGCATAAACACAAGCACCACCGACCACAGGACCCATTACCACAAG AAACTCCCTCAGACTCTGATcctaagaaaaagaagaaaaagagggaCGATGACCCGGAtcgaaagaaaaagaagaaagacaagaaaaagaagaag AACCGCCACAGCCCAGACCACCCCGGCCTCACTGGATCGCAGCCCAGCAGCAACAGCCTCAGATAG
- the pmf1 gene encoding polyamine-modulated factor 1, translating into MEGQGGSGQNEDEKQKESDSTEKRTDAAATVGEPGSKAAEETAARYNRLKLFDKVIQKSLNKFIEHASFKAFASTFRPLFKKNIKRMEEIHKHFTEMLQKSIQEDIMKLMEEGKFESKFNELDKLETKAKDKPDPAWRPSGVPEQDICSFLMPYYMKQEAYMKLELKRIQAENAALAERVRAGREGIAQTEHRISTGVDEWKATVTEFERLASSLCPAHVFDE; encoded by the exons ATGGAGGGCCAGGGTGGTTCTGGACAAAATGaagatgaaaagcaaaaagaaagcgACTCCACCGAAAAGCGGACTGATGCGGCGGCCACAGTAGGCGAACCTGGCAGTAAAGCGGCGGAGGAGACGGCTGCTCGGTACAACCGGCTGAAGCTGTTCGATAAAGTGATTCAGAAGAGCCTGAACAAGTTCATAGAGCATGCCAG ttttaaggCTTTTGCCAGCACGTTTCGCCCACTGTTCAAGAAGAACATTAAGAGGATGGAGGAAATTCATAAGCATTTTacagaaatgctgcagaaatCCATACAG GAGGACATCATGAAACTAATGGAGGAAGGCAAGTTTGAGTCCAAATTTAATGAACTGGACAAGCTGGAAACCAAGGCCAAGGACAAACCAGACCCTGCATG GCGGCCCAGTGGAGTTCCTGAGCAGGACATCTGCAGCTTTTTGATGCCATACTATATGAAGCAAGAGGCCTACATGAAGCTGGAGCTGAAAAGGATTCAAGCAGAGAACGCTGCACTGGCAGAGAGGGTTCGGGCGGGGAGAGAAGGCATTGCTCAAACTGAGCATCGGATTTCTACAGGTGTAGATGAGTGGAAG GCCACAGTGACTGAATTTGAAAGATTGGCTTCTTCCCTTTGCCCTGCTCATGTATTTGATGAATGA
- the tmx2a gene encoding thioredoxin-related transmembrane protein 2-A: MGLITGVLAFLYHLPQIYKWLLKPYYIVSFLLTVAFLVVRKAPGLCEHLATDREDGNSCDFDWREVEILMFLSAIVMMKNRRAITLEQHIGNLFMFSKVANAILFFRLDIRLGILYLALCVAFVMTCRPPLYMGPEYIKYFSDKTIDEELQKDGRVTWIVEFYANWSSDCQSFAPIFANLSLKYNCAGLRFGKVDIGRYGEVSQRYKVSTSPLAKQLPSLLLFQGGREVMRRPMVDNKGRAVSWTFNEENIIREFNLNELFQKSKKLNKKQNGFQTEDGSGELQQETSEVEQSTESKKDQ; the protein is encoded by the exons ATGGGGTTAATCACAGGAGTGCTTGCCTTCTTGTATCATCTACCGCAGATTTACAAATGGCTGCTGAAACCTTACTACATCGTGTCGTTCCTTTTGACCGTCGCTTTCTTAGTGGTCAGGAAGGCTCCAGGACTGTGTGAACACCTGGCGACCGACCGGGAGGACGGCAACTCCTGCGACTTCGACTGG AGAGAAGTGGAGATACTCATGTTTCTGAGTGCGATTGTGATGATGAAGAATAGAAGAGCCA TAACACTGGAGCAGCACATAGGCAACTTGTTCATGTTCAGCAAAGTGGCCAATGCGATCCTCTTCTTCAGGCTGGACATTCGGCTTGGTATTCTCTACCTTGCACTGTGTGTAG CATTTGTCATGACGTGCAGGCCTCCTCTCTACATGGGCCCAGAGTACATAAAGTACTTCAGTGACAAAACCATAGAT gaggagctgcagaaggaCGGTCGCGTCACCTGGAttgttgagttttacgccaacTGGTCGTCTGACTGCCAGTCCTTTGCTCCCATCTTTGCCAACCTTTCTCTTAA ATACAACTGCGCTGGACTCAGGTTTGGAAAGGTGGACATTGGTCGCTATGGAGAGGTTTCACAAAG gtACAAGGTGAGCACATCTCCTCTGGCTAAGCAGCTGCCATCACTGCTGCTTTTTCAAGGAGGACGGGAAGTTATGAGACGTCCAATGGTGGACAACAAAGGGAGAGCTGTGTCTTGGACCTTTAATGAG GAGAATATTATTCGAGAGTTCAACCTGAATGAGCTTTTCCAAAAGTCCAAGAAGCTGAACAAGAAGCAGAACGGTTTTCAGACAGAAGATGGCAGCGGAGAGCTTCAGCAGGAAACCAGCGAAGTGGAACAGTCAACAGAAAGCAAGAAAGACCAATGA